One Armatimonadota bacterium DNA window includes the following coding sequences:
- a CDS encoding VanZ family protein: MIGRHAQQNIGWTRAVYAWGPVIAYMTIIFFASAQPDMPLEGRTSLSDKAIHAGAYFGLTMLAYRGALMVSLGAKLTAVAQAMLVSMLHGLSDEAHQYFVPGRNAELNDWLADATGTLAAVSLIVLIGSILGNGGTTSVRGRKRL; this comes from the coding sequence ATGATAGGCCGACACGCTCAGCAGAACATCGGCTGGACACGCGCGGTCTACGCGTGGGGACCCGTCATAGCATACATGACGATCATCTTCTTCGCCTCGGCCCAGCCGGACATGCCGCTCGAAGGCAGGACTTCCCTCTCCGACAAGGCGATTCACGCAGGTGCGTACTTCGGACTGACGATGCTGGCCTACCGGGGGGCACTGATGGTTTCTCTAGGCGCGAAACTCACGGCAGTCGCTCAGGCGATGCTCGTGTCCATGCTGCACGGCCTCTCGGACGAGGCGCACCAGTACTTCGTTCCGGGACGCAACGCGGAGTTGAATGACTGGTTGGCCGACGCGACCGGAACACTCGCGGCGGTATCACTGATCGTTCTGATCGGTAGTATCTTGGGAAACGGAGGGACAACAAGTGTCCGAGGAAGAAAAAGGCTATGA
- a CDS encoding HIT domain-containing protein — MRTLWAPWRMDYIEKADDLPGCIFCVKPAEARDRENGILYRGETAFVMMNAFPYNTGHAMVAPYRHTADLNELSDEEMLEVNRLVRYAINAVGTAMGPDGFNLGVNLGRTAGAGFADHVHWHIVPRWNGDTNFMPIVGNTKVLPESIEATYDKLLRRMAELGDP, encoded by the coding sequence ATGCGGACTCTCTGGGCGCCCTGGCGAATGGACTACATCGAGAAGGCGGACGATCTTCCCGGGTGCATATTCTGCGTGAAGCCCGCCGAGGCCAGGGATCGCGAGAACGGCATCCTGTATCGCGGCGAGACGGCGTTCGTCATGATGAACGCGTTCCCGTACAACACCGGCCACGCCATGGTCGCGCCTTACAGACACACCGCCGACCTGAACGAACTCAGCGACGAGGAGATGCTGGAGGTCAACCGCCTGGTAAGGTATGCTATAAACGCAGTCGGAACCGCTATGGGGCCGGACGGTTTCAACCTCGGCGTGAACCTCGGGCGCACTGCCGGCGCCGGGTTTGCGGATCACGTCCACTGGCACATCGTTCCCCGATGGAACGGAGACACCAACTTCATGCCGATAGTCGGCAACACAAAGGTACTGCCCGAGAGCATCGAGGCGACCTACGACAAACTCCTGCGCAGAATGGCCGAGTTGGGGGACCCATAG
- the ligA gene encoding NAD-dependent DNA ligase LigA translates to MEESRTAERIEELRQQINYHNHRYYVLDQPVISDAEYDKLMRELLAIEAEHPDLVTPDSPTQRVGAAPATAFESYTHRLPMLSLSNAFGDDELLAFDRRIKRMLDVEEQGDIEYVAELKIDGLAVSLTYENGRFVKGATRGDGFSGEDITANLRTVRAIPLAVLGNSKPEVPSLVEVRGEVFMLHEEFRRINLEREESGEQTFANPRNAAAGSVRQLDSAITASRNLDMFVYGAGYLEDGGFDSHFDMLEAFKTWGFKVNPNIRLCKSIEDVRAFIVEWGEMRETLGYDIDGVVVKVNSLELQERLGFVARSPRWATAYKFPATQETTVVRDIVVGVGRTGALTPVAVMEPVEVGGVTVSRATLHNEDEIRRKDVRIGDTVVIQRAGDVIPEVVQVMLDKRTGTEREFVMPSKCPVCGGDVERPEGEAVARCVNISCPAQIKERVRHFASRGAMDIEGVGPAQIDQLIDRELVRDPADLYYLTIEQLMTLDRMAERSASNAYSAIQASKSRPLARLINGLGIRHVGEQTSQALADRFGSIEALADSSEEELAGVTDVGPVVASSVARFFREPENREVLLKLREAGVATQSAGPMQSRPGIAGKTFVFTGALERFTREDAEEKVRRLGGKASSSVSRNTDFVVAGEGAGSKLEKARELGTTVLTEKEFEEMVS, encoded by the coding sequence ATGGAAGAAAGCAGAACTGCTGAGAGGATTGAGGAACTCCGGCAGCAGATCAACTATCACAACCACCGATACTACGTGCTCGATCAGCCCGTGATCTCCGACGCGGAATACGACAAGCTGATGAGAGAACTGCTCGCCATCGAGGCCGAGCATCCCGACCTAGTCACCCCTGATTCACCCACGCAGCGAGTCGGCGCCGCACCCGCGACCGCTTTCGAGTCGTACACGCATCGGCTGCCGATGCTGAGTCTCTCAAACGCATTCGGCGACGACGAACTCCTTGCCTTCGACAGGCGCATCAAGCGGATGCTGGACGTTGAGGAGCAAGGGGATATCGAGTACGTCGCGGAACTCAAGATTGACGGCCTCGCGGTCTCTCTGACCTATGAGAACGGCCGATTCGTCAAGGGCGCGACTCGCGGGGACGGCTTCTCGGGCGAAGATATCACGGCGAACCTGAGGACTGTCAGGGCGATACCGCTTGCAGTACTTGGGAACTCGAAACCCGAGGTCCCGAGTTTGGTCGAGGTCCGGGGCGAGGTGTTCATGCTGCACGAGGAGTTCCGGAGGATCAACCTCGAGCGCGAGGAATCCGGAGAGCAGACCTTCGCGAACCCGCGCAACGCGGCGGCCGGGTCGGTCCGACAACTGGATTCCGCGATCACCGCGAGCAGGAACCTCGACATGTTCGTCTACGGCGCCGGATACCTGGAAGACGGTGGGTTCGACTCTCATTTCGATATGCTGGAGGCCTTCAAGACCTGGGGGTTCAAGGTCAACCCGAACATTCGGCTCTGCAAGAGCATCGAGGACGTTCGGGCGTTCATCGTCGAATGGGGAGAGATGCGCGAGACTCTCGGTTATGACATAGACGGTGTGGTGGTCAAAGTGAACTCCCTGGAACTGCAGGAGCGCCTCGGATTCGTGGCGAGGAGTCCCCGCTGGGCAACCGCGTACAAGTTCCCGGCCACCCAGGAGACGACGGTAGTCCGTGATATTGTCGTAGGCGTCGGACGCACCGGCGCGCTGACGCCGGTCGCGGTCATGGAGCCGGTCGAGGTCGGCGGCGTGACCGTCTCGCGGGCGACGCTGCACAACGAGGACGAAATCCGCCGGAAGGACGTCCGCATCGGAGACACAGTGGTGATCCAGCGCGCGGGCGACGTAATACCCGAGGTGGTCCAGGTCATGCTCGACAAGCGCACCGGCACGGAGCGCGAGTTCGTCATGCCGAGCAAGTGCCCGGTCTGCGGCGGCGACGTGGAGAGGCCCGAAGGAGAGGCAGTTGCGCGGTGCGTGAATATCTCATGTCCGGCGCAGATCAAGGAGCGCGTCCGGCACTTCGCATCCAGGGGTGCGATGGACATCGAGGGCGTCGGCCCGGCGCAGATAGACCAACTCATAGATCGCGAGCTAGTTCGAGATCCGGCCGACCTGTACTACCTGACCATCGAGCAACTGATGACCCTGGACCGCATGGCCGAGAGATCCGCATCGAATGCATACAGCGCCATTCAGGCGAGCAAGAGCCGGCCCCTGGCGCGGCTGATCAACGGCTTGGGCATCAGGCATGTCGGCGAGCAGACATCTCAGGCCCTGGCAGACCGGTTCGGCAGCATCGAGGCTCTGGCGGACTCCTCCGAGGAAGAACTCGCGGGGGTTACCGATGTCGGCCCGGTGGTCGCCTCGAGCGTCGCCCGTTTCTTCCGCGAGCCGGAGAACCGCGAGGTACTCCTCAAGCTGCGCGAGGCGGGCGTCGCGACTCAGTCGGCCGGGCCGATGCAGTCCCGGCCGGGGATCGCCGGCAAGACCTTCGTCTTCACCGGCGCGCTCGAACGGTTCACGAGAGAGGACGCTGAGGAGAAGGTTCGGCGGCTCGGCGGAAAGGCGTCATCGAGCGTCAGCAGGAACACCGACTTCGTCGTCGCCGGGGAGGGCGCAGGATCGAAGCTCGAAAAGGCACGGGAACTGGGAACAACCGTTCTGACGGAGAAGGAGTTCGAGGAGATGGTCTCTTGA
- a CDS encoding DUF1844 domain-containing protein — protein sequence MSEEEKGYEVIDKRRVRADAPDSDGPAPEPPDESPEIETFAEASCDETVESEGPSEETPPAMPPIDVYTLLMSFIGMLGAQAWQWMGLVTDPSTGKIEKDLVQAKVAIDSIAALATQLDGKISDADSKELQSMLSDLRINFVRQS from the coding sequence GTGTCCGAGGAAGAAAAAGGCTATGAAGTGATTGACAAACGCCGGGTGAGAGCCGACGCGCCGGATTCGGACGGTCCGGCGCCCGAGCCGCCCGATGAATCGCCAGAGATCGAGACGTTCGCAGAGGCCTCGTGCGACGAGACCGTCGAATCAGAGGGTCCCTCGGAGGAGACTCCTCCCGCAATGCCTCCGATAGATGTGTACACGCTCCTGATGTCATTCATCGGCATGCTGGGCGCGCAGGCATGGCAGTGGATGGGGCTTGTGACGGACCCTTCGACCGGAAAGATCGAGAAGGACCTCGTTCAGGCGAAGGTCGCGATTGACTCTATCGCGGCGCTGGCGACACAACTCGACGGCAAGATCTCTGACGCGGACTCCAAGGAGCTTCAGTCTATGCTTAGCGACCTGCGAATCAATTTCGTCCGGCAGAGTTGA
- a CDS encoding deoxyribonuclease IV — MTTSRTLPNPTKGMRIGAHVRTGKGLDEAVERAGEIGCEALQVFAANPSAWHTRPIPSDIAAAFRSGMTERAMRPAVIHTQYLLNLASPDDEIHGRSVHALADSLVRADVLGAEFVVTHIGSHRGLGEEFGLERVRNAVREALSSVESPAVLLLENAAGAGDLLGGRFEDLRAILQGLSPLDDRLGVCLDTAHLWGAGFDLSDSEGVERTLDQFDGLVGLDRLKVVHLNDSRSALGSRSDRHANIGQGEIGMVGIEAVMRHPAMSGMTIIIETPMKTDDDHARDIALLKEMRSRISP; from the coding sequence TTGACGACGAGTAGAACCCTGCCGAATCCAACCAAGGGCATGAGAATCGGGGCGCACGTCCGCACCGGAAAGGGTCTCGACGAAGCCGTCGAACGTGCCGGCGAGATCGGATGTGAGGCGCTCCAGGTCTTCGCGGCGAATCCGAGCGCCTGGCACACGCGTCCGATCCCGTCGGACATCGCGGCCGCGTTCCGATCCGGGATGACCGAGCGCGCTATGCGTCCCGCGGTGATCCACACGCAGTATCTCCTCAACCTCGCATCGCCCGACGACGAAATCCACGGGAGGTCAGTGCATGCCCTCGCGGACTCGCTGGTTCGGGCGGACGTGCTGGGCGCGGAGTTCGTGGTGACGCATATCGGAAGCCATCGGGGTCTCGGCGAGGAGTTCGGCCTGGAGCGAGTCCGGAATGCCGTCCGAGAGGCCCTCTCATCAGTCGAGTCGCCGGCGGTCCTGCTGCTCGAGAACGCCGCCGGGGCGGGCGATCTTCTTGGGGGAAGGTTCGAGGACCTGCGCGCCATCCTGCAGGGACTATCGCCGCTCGACGATCGTCTCGGGGTCTGCCTGGACACCGCGCATCTGTGGGGCGCCGGGTTCGATCTCTCCGATTCCGAAGGTGTGGAGCGCACCCTGGACCAGTTTGACGGTCTTGTCGGGCTGGATCGCTTGAAGGTCGTGCACCTCAACGACAGCCGGAGCGCCCTCGGCTCGCGCTCGGACCGTCATGCGAACATAGGGCAGGGGGAGATCGGGATGGTCGGGATCGAGGCCGTGATGCGCCATCCGGCGATGTCCGGGATGACCATCATCATCGAGACGCCGATGAAGACAGACGATGACCACGCGCGCGACATCGCGCTTCTCAAGGAAATGCGTTCGAGGATCAGTCCGTAG
- the pabB gene encoding aminodeoxychorismate synthase component I translates to MPLNLAITDKDARRVELPWADPGDVFAGFAGRTGSALLESQPGSGGRLSVICVRPHSVLEGRNGAATLTSGSGKKSYDSILQGLRYALREVPPGTTAVGYLGYEVHDHLRDDPIPAPPPSEPPLPDCWIGFYESALVFDHVERRLTRHGSTDPFGLTDSPGPFLRRGWSSGRPASGFTRSEYREAVSRVKAYITAGDTYQVNLSQRYAIPTDAPPWQTYLALRERNPAPYAAYLNLGGAQIVSSSPECFLTLDANTRRVETRPIKGTRPRGTTSGLDRRLADELLASDKDRAENVMIVDLERNDLGRICEFGTVAVPNLFALESHPTVHHLVSTITGRLREDRDRVDLLEACFPGGSITGAPKIRAMEIIAELEPVRRYVYCGAIGCMDCDGSMNLSIAIRTAVFKDGVCYLHVGGGIVADSDPDMEYEETLDKGRAFFEVLGCPQ, encoded by the coding sequence ATGCCGCTTAACCTCGCTATCACAGACAAGGACGCTCGACGGGTTGAGTTGCCGTGGGCCGATCCGGGCGATGTGTTTGCCGGGTTCGCCGGCCGGACCGGATCGGCGCTCCTCGAGAGCCAGCCCGGCTCCGGCGGGAGGCTCTCGGTGATTTGCGTCAGGCCGCACTCGGTGCTCGAGGGACGGAACGGCGCCGCGACTCTAACCTCTGGCAGCGGCAAGAAGTCGTATGATTCGATCCTCCAGGGACTCCGGTACGCTCTGCGGGAGGTTCCGCCCGGCACGACCGCCGTAGGGTATCTCGGGTACGAGGTTCACGACCACCTCAGAGACGACCCGATCCCCGCGCCTCCTCCGTCCGAGCCGCCGCTGCCCGACTGTTGGATCGGTTTCTACGAATCCGCTCTCGTCTTCGATCATGTGGAGCGGCGACTGACGCGGCACGGTTCGACCGATCCATTCGGACTGACGGACAGCCCCGGCCCGTTCCTCCGACGCGGATGGAGTTCCGGGAGGCCCGCATCCGGCTTCACCAGATCGGAGTACCGCGAGGCGGTCAGCAGGGTCAAGGCATACATCACCGCAGGCGACACGTACCAGGTGAACCTGTCGCAGAGGTACGCGATACCGACTGACGCACCGCCCTGGCAGACTTACCTTGCCCTGCGGGAGAGGAATCCCGCACCCTACGCGGCGTATCTGAACCTTGGAGGTGCGCAGATCGTCAGTTCCTCGCCCGAGTGTTTCCTGACGCTCGACGCGAACACCCGTCGGGTCGAAACGCGGCCCATCAAGGGCACGAGACCCAGGGGCACGACGAGCGGACTCGATCGGCGCCTGGCGGACGAACTGCTCGCCAGTGATAAGGACCGCGCCGAGAACGTGATGATCGTTGACCTGGAGCGAAACGACCTGGGCCGGATATGCGAGTTCGGGACGGTCGCTGTGCCCAACCTGTTCGCGCTGGAGAGCCATCCGACGGTGCACCATCTCGTGTCCACCATCACGGGCAGGCTCCGAGAGGACCGCGACCGGGTGGATCTGCTGGAGGCCTGCTTCCCGGGAGGCTCGATCACCGGCGCGCCGAAGATTCGCGCGATGGAGATCATCGCCGAACTGGAGCCGGTTCGCAGATACGTCTACTGCGGGGCGATCGGCTGCATGGATTGCGACGGCTCGATGAACTTGAGCATCGCGATCCGAACGGCAGTCTTCAAGGACGGTGTCTGCTATCTGCACGTAGGGGGCGGGATAGTGGCGGATTCCGACCCGGATATGGAATACGAGGAGACGCTCGACAAGGGGCGCGCCTTCTTCGAGGTACTGGGATGTCCGCAATGA
- a CDS encoding uracil-DNA glycosylase → MTEIEERLEEVRQQAIVCESCELSETRTNVVFGEGNPNTPLVLVGEGPGANEDATGRPFVGRAGQLLDEVLRENGITRKHVYICNVVKCRASIREGASVRNRPPRTEEVTACLPWLRQQLDIMKPLVILCLGAPAANVIIHRDFRMTKERGIWFTSTYARYAMAALHPAYVLRQHGAEFETARRQLSDDIASARRKVIELKKEPKAEPKAEPQNLTLF, encoded by the coding sequence ATGACGGAAATCGAGGAGAGGCTGGAGGAAGTCAGACAGCAGGCGATCGTCTGCGAGTCCTGCGAGCTCTCGGAGACTCGCACGAACGTGGTCTTCGGAGAGGGCAATCCGAACACGCCGCTGGTGCTCGTCGGCGAGGGCCCCGGAGCAAACGAGGATGCTACGGGGAGGCCGTTCGTAGGACGCGCGGGGCAGCTTCTCGACGAGGTGCTGCGGGAGAACGGGATCACCAGAAAGCACGTCTATATCTGCAACGTCGTGAAGTGCAGGGCGAGTATCCGAGAGGGCGCCAGTGTGCGAAACCGTCCACCCCGCACGGAGGAAGTTACCGCCTGCCTCCCCTGGCTCCGACAGCAACTCGACATCATGAAGCCGCTCGTCATCCTGTGCCTCGGCGCGCCGGCCGCCAATGTGATAATTCACCGCGACTTCCGCATGACCAAGGAACGAGGCATCTGGTTCACCAGCACCTACGCCAGATACGCGATGGCGGCGCTTCACCCCGCGTACGTCCTTCGGCAGCACGGGGCCGAGTTCGAAACTGCGCGGCGACAGTTGTCGGACGACATCGCTTCGGCGCGTCGTAAGGTTATCGAACTGAAGAAGGAACCTAAGGCAGAGCCAAAGGCCGAGCCGCAGAACCTGACACTCTTCTAG
- a CDS encoding aminotransferase class IV family protein, whose amino-acid sequence MSKDLGTTWGSVYVDGRLMPASEGMVSACNRGLLYGDGIFETVRVYNGMPFMLDAHIDRMAGGCSVIRMTPPEADEIRGAARQVLDANGLTGDAYLRITVTRGATGLMWYDLVHDKPTLILLAKPFSPPDFGDGLRMTVSPSFRSDERSPLSRIKHTGILWKILPRNEAKSRGFDDSLLLNTAGNVSEGTSANIFWAKDDMLCTPSLECGILPGVTRAVIADIARKHGITVSEGAFPLENLLAADEAFLTSSTAELSPIRSIEDKVFATGAPGPTTIRLSDLYREHVRSLTSEPPASRVGRA is encoded by the coding sequence ATGAGCAAGGACCTGGGAACGACCTGGGGCAGCGTTTACGTGGACGGCAGGCTGATGCCGGCGAGCGAGGGAATGGTCTCCGCCTGCAACCGAGGGCTGCTCTACGGCGACGGGATATTCGAGACAGTACGGGTCTACAACGGCATGCCGTTCATGCTGGACGCGCACATTGACCGCATGGCCGGCGGGTGTTCGGTAATCCGCATGACCCCGCCGGAAGCGGACGAGATTCGAGGAGCCGCGCGCCAGGTGCTGGACGCTAACGGGCTGACGGGCGATGCGTACCTGCGGATTACGGTTACGCGAGGAGCAACCGGGTTGATGTGGTATGACCTCGTCCACGACAAGCCCACGCTGATACTGCTGGCCAAGCCGTTTTCTCCACCGGACTTCGGCGATGGCTTGCGAATGACGGTATCGCCTTCGTTCCGCAGCGACGAGCGGAGTCCGCTCAGCCGGATCAAGCACACAGGAATACTCTGGAAGATCCTGCCGAGAAACGAAGCAAAGAGCCGGGGCTTCGATGATTCGCTGCTCCTGAATACTGCCGGGAACGTCTCCGAGGGAACTTCCGCAAACATCTTCTGGGCGAAGGACGACATGCTCTGCACTCCGTCGCTCGAATGCGGCATACTGCCGGGAGTCACGCGCGCGGTGATTGCCGACATCGCCCGAAAACATGGAATAACCGTCTCGGAGGGCGCGTTCCCGTTGGAAAACCTGCTCGCGGCGGATGAGGCATTCCTGACCAGTTCCACGGCGGAACTCTCGCCGATTCGTTCCATTGAGGACAAGGTCTTCGCCACGGGGGCGCCCGGGCCGACTACGATCAGACTGTCCGACCTGTACCGCGAACACGTGCGATCGCTGACTTCCGAGCCGCCGGCTTCCCGAGTCGGCAGGGCATGA